One part of the Haliotis asinina isolate JCU_RB_2024 chromosome 2, JCU_Hal_asi_v2, whole genome shotgun sequence genome encodes these proteins:
- the LOC137272135 gene encoding uncharacterized protein: MTQYRAERWKYGTRLSPVLEEPDPCPSSPTASDIREHLLARYMEIKFQVGIVVERVVDHLLDENQKLRQENKQQDHDLGLRDFKLDNLNYMLSSSMGPVDFQEVKQRLDRLASSWEAEKHAGVEQRKMLEEELKQLKSSHELVVRELAALRPQTAPQTYRAQNKNRANHTAVAPTVQAKKAHRLCTGRSKNTTFINVKSGTKDPSASGDSFTKVTTESKSKTKAPSGRGLISKDKPSLKTEKKPIPSAKPKAIPLRTTKNTSVRKRT, encoded by the exons ATGACTCAGTATCGGGCAGAGCGGTGGAAATACGGGACACGCCTCTCTCCTGTTCTGGAAGAACCCGATCCCTGCCCGTCCAGCCCAACTGCATCGGATATACGGGAACATCTACTTG CTCGATACATGGAGATCAAATTTCAAGTTGGGATTGTAGTGGAAAG AGTTGTTGATCATCTCCTGGACGAGAACCAGAAGCTGCGACAGGAGAATAAGCAACAAGACCATGACCTAGGACTCCGAGATTTTAAACTGGACAATCTCAACTACATGCTTAGCAGCAGCATGGGGCCCGTAGATTTCCAGGAAGTGAAACAGAGGCTGGACAGACTCGCCAGCAGCTGGGAGGCAGAGAAACACGCGGGAGTGGAGCAGAGGAAGATGTTAGAGGAAGAGTTGAAGCAGCTGAAATCGTCTCACGAGCTTGTTGTCCGTGAACTAGCGGCCCTCCGGCCACAAACTGCCCCCCAGACATACCGGGCACAAAACAAGAATCGGGCAAATCACACCGCCGTGGCTCCAACAGTACAGGCAAAGAAGGCCCATAGACTATGCACCGGAAGATCCAAGAATACAACATTCATCAACGTAAAATCAGGAACAAAAGACCCTTCTGCCTCTGGAGACAGTTTCACTAAGGTCACAACTGAAAGTAAGAGCAAGACGAAGGCCCCTTCTGGTAGAGGACTTATATCAAAAGACAAGCCAAGTCttaaaacagaaaagaaaccCATCCCATCTGCAAAACCTAAAGCCATCCCTCTTCGGACAACCAAGAACACCTCTGTTCGGAAGAGGACCTAA